From one Planctomycetia bacterium genomic stretch:
- a CDS encoding SOS response-associated peptidase, protein MCGRFTLRARVNDILAEWGYEHALEYAERYNICPSQQIPIVTGDHTAKLVKWGLVPAWADDAKIGNRLSNARAETVAEKPAFRNGFKKGRCLVVADGFYEWKSVDGKKQPYFIRLRSDEPFAFAGLTDRWTKGETPLETAVIITTEANALMAPIHDRMPVILSREAHELWLDPEFQGKEQLLGLLRPYAGDEMIATPVSTVVNSPKNESPQCIVPLNSL, encoded by the coding sequence ATGTGCGGACGTTTCACCCTGCGCGCTCGCGTCAACGACATCCTTGCGGAATGGGGCTACGAGCACGCGCTGGAGTATGCCGAGCGCTACAACATCTGCCCCTCACAACAGATCCCGATCGTGACCGGCGATCACACGGCGAAACTCGTGAAGTGGGGACTCGTTCCCGCCTGGGCCGACGACGCGAAGATCGGCAATCGGCTCTCGAATGCCCGGGCCGAGACGGTCGCCGAGAAGCCTGCGTTCCGCAACGGGTTCAAGAAGGGGCGTTGCCTGGTCGTCGCCGATGGGTTCTACGAGTGGAAGAGCGTCGACGGGAAGAAGCAGCCGTATTTCATTCGCTTGAGGAGCGATGAGCCGTTTGCCTTTGCCGGGCTGACCGATCGCTGGACCAAAGGAGAGACGCCGCTGGAGACCGCCGTCATCATTACGACGGAAGCGAACGCGCTGATGGCACCGATCCATGATCGGATGCCCGTGATCCTATCGCGCGAGGCTCACGAGCTCTGGCTCGATCCGGAGTTCCAGGGGAAGGAGCAGTTGCTCGGGTTGCTACGGCCCTACGCCGGCGACGAGATGATCGCGACGCCGGTCAGCACGGTCGTCAACAGTCCGAAGAATGAATCGCCGCAGTGCATCGTGCCCTTGAACTCGCTCTGA
- a CDS encoding DUF5009 domain-containing protein — translation MTAAPATATSGAAKPNVPAAATKPVGAKGGPPENVPRLVSLDAFRGFIMLAMASGGLALGKVLANLDAAGIDPDSTQREVIAFLAQQTDHVPWVGGVFWDLIQPAFMFMVGVALPYSYARRAAHGESYVVRLAHTLLRSLILIMLGVFLSNPTGDSDRGYAITNFTFVNVLTQIGLGYTFVFFFVNRGLIVQATAIALLLGGWWYAFYQHPLPPEDFDYQTVLTAKDYDNREVLILPGMLGHWSKNANFAADMDRKILNAFPRNADRPQRAQETEAEYERRRQNPFRFNDGGYTTLNFVPSIATMLLGLIVGELLRANSTSGKKLKQMLIVGAVCLALGLAAGYTVCPIVKRIWTPSWALASGGIVVWMLALFYLTFDHWNMRRLAWPLAVVGMNSIVIYLMAQLMKGWTLAALKTHLAFPYAKFAGWMTERTGSAWSPTLFGGAASSFTPFYESLAVLFTFWLICVWLWKQKIFVKI, via the coding sequence GTGACCGCGGCTCCTGCGACAGCGACTTCCGGAGCGGCTAAGCCCAACGTGCCGGCTGCGGCGACGAAACCCGTCGGCGCGAAAGGGGGGCCGCCGGAGAATGTGCCTCGGCTCGTTTCGCTCGATGCGTTTCGGGGCTTCATCATGCTCGCGATGGCTTCCGGCGGGTTGGCGCTCGGCAAGGTGCTCGCGAATCTCGATGCCGCCGGCATCGATCCCGACTCGACGCAGCGCGAGGTCATCGCGTTTCTCGCGCAACAAACCGATCACGTCCCTTGGGTCGGCGGCGTGTTTTGGGATCTCATTCAGCCGGCCTTCATGTTCATGGTCGGAGTCGCGCTGCCGTATTCTTATGCGCGCCGCGCGGCCCACGGCGAGTCGTACGTGGTGCGGCTTGCGCATACGTTGTTGCGCTCGCTCATTCTAATCATGCTCGGCGTGTTCCTTAGCAACCCGACCGGCGACTCCGACCGCGGCTATGCGATCACGAACTTCACCTTCGTCAACGTCCTTACGCAGATCGGGCTCGGCTATACGTTCGTCTTTTTCTTCGTCAATCGCGGGCTCATCGTGCAAGCGACCGCGATTGCGTTGTTGCTCGGCGGTTGGTGGTATGCGTTTTATCAACATCCGCTGCCGCCCGAAGATTTCGATTATCAAACGGTCCTCACGGCGAAGGACTACGACAATCGCGAGGTCCTCATCTTGCCGGGAATGCTCGGTCACTGGTCGAAGAACGCGAACTTCGCGGCCGACATGGATCGGAAGATTCTCAACGCTTTCCCGCGCAATGCCGATCGTCCGCAACGTGCGCAAGAGACCGAGGCCGAATACGAGCGTCGGCGGCAGAATCCGTTTCGGTTCAACGACGGCGGCTATACGACGCTCAACTTCGTGCCGTCGATCGCGACGATGCTGCTCGGCCTGATCGTCGGCGAGTTGTTGCGCGCGAACTCCACTTCCGGTAAGAAGCTGAAGCAAATGCTGATCGTCGGCGCGGTCTGCTTGGCGCTTGGTTTAGCGGCCGGCTACACGGTTTGTCCGATCGTGAAACGGATTTGGACTCCCTCTTGGGCCTTGGCGTCGGGAGGGATCGTCGTCTGGATGTTGGCGCTGTTCTATCTCACGTTCGATCATTGGAACATGCGCCGCTTGGCATGGCCGCTCGCGGTCGTCGGCATGAACTCGATCGTGATTTATCTGATGGCGCAACTGATGAAGGGCTGGACTCTAGCGGCGTTGAAGACGCATCTCGCGTTTCCTTATGCTAAGTTCGCCGGTTGGATGACGGAGCGCACCGGCAGCGCTTGGAGCCCGACGCTGTTCGGCGGCGCGGCGAGTTCGTTTACGCCGTTTTACGAAAGCCTGGCGGTGCTGTTCACGTTTTGGCTCATCTGCGTCTGGCTTTGGAAGCAGAAGATTTTCGTCAAAATTTAG
- a CDS encoding ThuA domain-containing protein: protein MPRFSLFALIPLALMAMVAQAADAPKADGKLKLLIVDGQNNHSWKATTPVMQKYLTESGRFTVDVATSPEGKKDMSGFRPAFKNYDVVLLNYNGDEWSAEAKQDLVDYVNGGGGLAVIHAANNSFPKWPEYNRMIGLGGWGGRNEASGPYVRFREGKIVRDTEKGSGGHHGKQHPFQIVVRNAEHPITAGLPLSWMHAQDELYDKLRGPAEEIDVLATAFADPATGGSGENEPMIFTVGYGKGRVFHTPMGHSPESMHCVGFITTLLRGSEWAATGKVTLTEVPKDFPKPDVVSVRGGRLE, encoded by the coding sequence ATGCCACGCTTTTCGTTATTCGCTTTGATTCCGCTCGCCCTGATGGCGATGGTTGCGCAAGCCGCCGATGCTCCGAAGGCCGACGGTAAGCTGAAGCTCCTCATCGTCGACGGCCAGAACAACCATAGCTGGAAAGCCACGACGCCGGTGATGCAGAAGTATCTCACCGAGTCGGGACGCTTCACGGTCGATGTCGCGACGTCGCCCGAGGGGAAGAAAGACATGAGCGGCTTCCGGCCGGCGTTCAAGAACTACGATGTCGTGCTGCTCAACTACAACGGCGACGAATGGTCGGCCGAGGCAAAGCAAGACCTCGTCGACTACGTGAACGGCGGCGGGGGCTTGGCCGTCATCCATGCCGCGAACAATTCGTTTCCGAAGTGGCCCGAATACAATCGGATGATCGGCCTCGGCGGCTGGGGAGGCCGCAACGAAGCGAGCGGCCCTTACGTTCGCTTTCGCGAAGGGAAGATCGTGCGCGATACCGAGAAGGGCTCCGGCGGCCATCACGGCAAGCAGCATCCGTTTCAGATCGTCGTGCGCAACGCGGAACATCCGATCACCGCCGGCCTCCCTCTATCTTGGATGCACGCGCAAGACGAGCTCTACGACAAGCTACGCGGCCCGGCGGAAGAGATCGACGTGCTCGCGACCGCGTTCGCCGATCCGGCGACCGGCGGCAGCGGCGAAAACGAACCGATGATCTTCACCGTCGGCTACGGCAAAGGTCGCGTCTTCCACACGCCGATGGGACACAGCCCGGAGTCGATGCATTGCGTCGGCTTCATCACGACCTTGCTGCGCGGCAGCGAATGGGCCGCCACCGGCAAAGTCACGCTGACGGAAGTTCCCAAAGACTTCCCGAAGCCGGATGTGGTAAGCGTCCGCGGCGGAAGGTTGGAATAA